The proteins below come from a single bacterium genomic window:
- a CDS encoding flagellar FliJ family protein gives MFRFKLSKVLRYRRRRLEAEARKLHAIESAAQALERENARMAKRCRELALAEQPAVTSAVLGHKRRLTEFTRGQGLMILRNEEEVRSIRKRADVQRRILLAAQRDKRVLELLRDRHLAAWTLRQRRLEQKRTDEIASRGSCR, from the coding sequence ATGTTCCGGTTCAAGCTGTCGAAAGTGCTCCGTTACCGCCGTCGCCGCCTGGAGGCCGAGGCACGAAAACTGCATGCCATCGAGTCCGCCGCGCAGGCCCTGGAGCGTGAGAACGCCAGGATGGCGAAGCGCTGCCGGGAACTGGCCCTGGCCGAACAGCCGGCCGTCACGAGCGCGGTCCTCGGGCACAAGCGCAGGCTCACGGAATTCACGAGAGGACAGGGATTGATGATCCTCCGCAACGAGGAGGAGGTCCGGTCCATCCGCAAGAGGGCCGACGTGCAGCGTCGGATCCTGTTGGCCGCTCAGCGCGACAAGCGCGTGCTGGAGCTGCTGCGGGACCGACACCTGGCGGCATGGACACTCCGGCAACGCCGCCTCGAGCAGAAACGCACCGATGAGATCGCATCCCGCGGGAGCTGCAGATGA
- a CDS encoding FliI/YscN family ATPase — protein sequence MGFHRRRPLREALRDRPRKHSGHDRNAGGARLSLPWAETIHKVRRTDTVRVTGTVENIVGLSIEVRGLSASVGSVCRIDIGRSRLPVMGEVIGFRSGRALVMPYQTLTGIAPGQKVAVVSNRLTVPADECLLGRVLDGLGRPLDDGPPLDRVNERIVIARPPRALQRRRITEPFVTGVRSMDALVSVARGQRMGIFAGSGVGKSVLLGMLARNAASDVNVVALIGERGREVREFIERDLGPEGLARSVVIVVTSDENAVLRVKGAETAMTIAEYFRDRGSNVLFMMDSITRYAMALREIGLAIGEPPTTKGYTPSVFAALPRLCERAGWTEENSITAFLTVLIEGDDENDPVGDAMRSILDGHVMLSRDLARQGQYPAIDVLGSVSRLRDAVVDDTVLAAGIKVMRWLKALEENRDLINIGAYVAGSDPLVDAALAKQDALRAFLCQDVANATDWQGALSDVMALASE from the coding sequence ATGGGATTTCACCGTCGACGGCCGCTTCGAGAAGCTCTCAGAGATCGTCCGCGAAAGCATTCTGGACACGATCGAAACGCGGGAGGAGCCCGCTTGAGCCTGCCCTGGGCGGAGACCATCCACAAGGTGCGCCGCACGGACACCGTCCGCGTCACCGGGACGGTCGAGAACATCGTCGGACTCTCCATCGAGGTCCGGGGTCTCAGCGCGTCGGTGGGCTCGGTCTGCCGCATAGACATCGGCCGTTCGCGGCTGCCCGTGATGGGCGAGGTGATCGGGTTCCGCTCCGGGCGCGCCCTGGTGATGCCCTACCAGACGCTGACGGGAATCGCGCCGGGGCAGAAGGTGGCGGTCGTCTCCAACCGCCTCACCGTGCCTGCGGACGAATGCCTCCTGGGGCGGGTGCTCGACGGTCTGGGTCGACCCCTCGACGACGGACCGCCGCTTGACCGGGTGAACGAGCGTATCGTCATCGCGCGGCCGCCCCGGGCCCTGCAGCGCCGGCGCATCACCGAGCCCTTCGTGACCGGCGTGCGCTCCATGGATGCCCTGGTCAGCGTGGCCCGGGGACAGCGCATGGGCATCTTCGCGGGCAGCGGCGTGGGCAAGAGCGTCTTGCTGGGCATGCTGGCACGCAACGCGGCTTCCGACGTGAACGTGGTGGCCCTGATCGGCGAGCGCGGCCGGGAAGTCCGCGAGTTCATCGAGCGCGATCTGGGCCCGGAGGGGCTGGCCCGCAGCGTGGTGATCGTCGTCACCTCCGACGAGAACGCCGTCCTGCGCGTCAAGGGCGCCGAGACGGCCATGACCATCGCCGAGTATTTCCGGGACCGCGGCAGCAACGTCCTCTTCATGATGGATTCCATCACCCGCTACGCCATGGCCCTGCGCGAGATCGGGCTGGCGATCGGCGAGCCGCCCACCACGAAAGGTTACACGCCGTCGGTGTTCGCCGCACTGCCCAGGCTCTGCGAGAGGGCCGGGTGGACCGAAGAGAACTCGATCACCGCGTTCTTGACCGTGCTGATCGAGGGCGATGACGAGAACGACCCGGTCGGCGACGCCATGCGCTCGATCCTGGATGGCCACGTCATGCTTAGCCGGGACCTAGCGCGTCAGGGACAGTATCCGGCCATCGACGTGCTGGGCAGCGTGTCGCGGTTGCGCGACGCGGTCGTCGACGACACCGTCCTGGCGGCGGGCATCAAGGTCATGCGCTGGCTCAAGGCTCTGGAGGAGAACCGGGACCTGATCAACATCGGCGCGTATGTGGCCGGTTCCGATCCCCTCGTCGATGCGGCTCTCGCGAAACAGGACGCCCTGCGCGCCTTCCTCTGCCAGGACGTGGCGAACGCCACGGATTGGCAGGGGGCTCTATCTGACGTGATGGCATTGGCTTCGGAGTGA
- a CDS encoding flagellar assembly protein FliH, producing MRQWSPDDLFDEAVAIAAAKDFVPAAETDIRTLDFVEDFPRDGMTSFLNRLEPHERDALYHMVDAEIRAEISRELARENERWRGQADAFLAKLAESLEGKIDEELTAVARNAVELSLAMAEQVTRRTIELDRGAVLRAIETIIFRAKRGTKFTVIAHPEDTHFLNHRPDELTSLNIVAVESDQRIERGGCVITSDGQEWDFTVDGRFEKLSEIVRESILDTIETREEPA from the coding sequence GTGCGTCAATGGTCACCTGATGATCTGTTCGACGAGGCCGTCGCCATAGCCGCTGCGAAGGATTTCGTCCCGGCCGCGGAGACGGACATCCGCACCCTCGATTTCGTGGAGGATTTCCCGCGCGACGGCATGACGAGCTTTCTGAACCGCCTCGAGCCGCACGAGCGCGACGCTCTCTACCACATGGTGGATGCCGAGATCCGGGCCGAGATCTCCCGCGAGCTCGCGCGGGAGAACGAGCGCTGGCGCGGGCAGGCGGACGCGTTCCTCGCCAAGCTGGCGGAGAGCCTCGAAGGGAAGATCGACGAAGAGCTGACCGCGGTGGCCCGCAACGCGGTCGAACTGTCCCTCGCCATGGCGGAGCAGGTGACCCGGCGCACGATCGAGCTGGACAGGGGAGCGGTCCTGAGGGCCATCGAGACGATCATCTTCCGCGCCAAGCGGGGCACCAAGTTCACCGTCATCGCCCATCCCGAAGACACGCATTTCCTCAATCACCGGCCGGACGAGTTGACATCGCTCAACATCGTGGCGGTCGAGTCGGATCAACGCATCGAGCGCGGCGGCTGCGTCATCACATCCGACGGCCAGGAATGGGATTTCACCGTCGACGGCCGCTTCGAGAAGCTCTCAGAGATCGTCCGCGAAAGCATTCTGGACACGATCGAAACGCGGGAGGAGCCCGCTTGA